In one Gemmatimonadota bacterium genomic region, the following are encoded:
- a CDS encoding ABC transporter ATP-binding protein, translated as MTSAVRLVDLRKTYAGSSTAALDGITLEVPTGSIYGILGPNGAGKTTTIGICTTRVRPSGGTATVAGLSVVDDAVAVRRAIGVAAQALTLDRSCSVSQNIYFHCRYFGVGHAEAKRRTTELLERFRIADRADAMPMTLSGGLAQRVQLARAVAHRPSVLFLDEPTAGLDPQSRLALWDLVRGLITEGITVVLTTHYMEEADQLCDRLAVVDHGRLLAEGTPTSLKQDAGGNAVVDVHFAGSRDEAQRVVAAVAGVREVHPTDAGLRILVEPDGAGVPRVVAAVAAFGLTDLKVVEPSLETVFIGLTGRDLRE; from the coding sequence ATGACCAGCGCAGTTCGCCTCGTCGACCTCCGGAAGACCTACGCCGGCAGCAGCACCGCCGCCCTCGACGGCATCACCCTCGAGGTCCCGACGGGCTCGATCTACGGCATCCTCGGTCCCAACGGCGCCGGCAAGACCACGACCATCGGCATCTGCACCACCCGCGTCCGCCCGAGTGGCGGCACCGCCACCGTCGCAGGCCTCTCGGTCGTCGATGACGCCGTGGCCGTTCGCCGAGCCATCGGCGTCGCCGCGCAGGCGCTGACGCTGGACCGCTCCTGCAGTGTCTCCCAGAACATCTACTTCCATTGCCGCTATTTCGGCGTCGGGCATGCCGAGGCGAAGCGCCGGACGACCGAGCTGCTGGAGCGCTTTCGCATCGCCGATCGTGCCGATGCCATGCCGATGACACTTTCCGGTGGCCTCGCACAGCGCGTCCAGCTTGCCCGCGCGGTCGCGCACCGCCCCAGTGTCCTCTTCCTCGACGAGCCCACCGCCGGCCTTGATCCGCAGAGCCGCCTGGCCCTGTGGGATCTGGTGCGGGGTCTGATCACCGAAGGGATCACGGTGGTGCTCACCACGCACTACATGGAGGAGGCCGACCAGCTCTGCGATCGGCTCGCCGTCGTCGACCATGGTCGACTCCTCGCCGAAGGGACGCCAACCTCGTTGAAGCAGGACGCTGGCGGCAACGCCGTGGTCGATGTCCACTTTGCGGGATCGCGCGACGAGGCACAGCGCGTGGTGGCCGCGGTGGCCGGGGTGCGCGAAGTCCACCCCACCGACGCGGGGCTTCGGATTCTGGTCGAGCCGGACGGCGCGGGAGTGCCTCGCGTGGTCGCCGCGGTCGCGGCCTTCGGCCTGACAGACCTCAAGGTGGTCGAGCCGTCGCTCGAGACCGTCTTCATCGGACTGACTGGACGCGATCTCCGTGAGTAG
- a CDS encoding copper chaperone PCu(A)C — protein sequence MKAGWIVVAMASVLLPGCRRAPEVTGASAAVGDVSIRDGVAWGLASSRSSTIGFRATATSADTLIAVESPDGLATLHTTLDGRMVDLTALPVAAGATVVLGGGGAHIMLTEATHGYAAGDSVRIVLQWARSGRVAFSVPLRNYSDASGLLSP from the coding sequence ATGAAGGCTGGATGGATTGTCGTGGCGATGGCCAGTGTGCTTCTGCCCGGCTGTCGGCGGGCCCCCGAGGTCACCGGGGCGAGTGCCGCGGTGGGGGATGTCTCCATTCGTGACGGGGTCGCCTGGGGGCTCGCGTCAAGTCGAAGCTCGACCATTGGTTTCCGCGCCACGGCGACCTCGGCCGACACCTTGATCGCCGTCGAGAGCCCTGACGGTCTCGCCACGCTGCACACGACGCTCGACGGTCGCATGGTGGACCTGACGGCGCTGCCGGTGGCCGCGGGGGCCACGGTGGTGCTCGGCGGGGGTGGTGCGCATATCATGCTCACGGAGGCCACGCACGGCTACGCCGCGGGCGATTCCGTGCGGATCGTGCTCCAGTGGGCACGGAGCGGGCGGGTCGCCTTCTCCGTGCCCCTGCGGAACTACTCCGATGCCTCGGGGCTGCTCAGCCCCTGA
- a CDS encoding DPP IV N-terminal domain-containing protein: MRSFRSVIFAGGLLLAVALPIAAQQVTAADYARAERFLAAATTPLVTGGAGRATWLSGDRFWYRKATGTKGEFFLVTPASKKAVPLFDHAALAARLSSVTKTTISAEALPFQTLDLSADEKTVTVAAAGRRWACDRAGKVCTDAGVATGGGAAGGFGGRGGGGGRGGAGGLSVTSPDSSKAVFIRDWNLWVRDVASGKETALTTDGKPNYGYATDNAGWTTSDRPVVLWSPDSKKIATFQQDQRKVSDMYLVSVVAGPPQLRAWKYPLPGDSVVTMIERVVIDVPSATVTRLKMAPDQHRSTLGDNISMNDVKFSPNGSELAFASVSRDHKQVWVRLANTSTGEVKAVMQETSPTQFESRSGWRVWWTTREILWYSQREDWGRLYLYNLDNGQLKRTATNCACNVSAIVREDEPTRTIWFTGLGGDPKGDPYFRHLYRVNIDKDPIVALTPEDFEHDAQLSPSGKYVISTHSTPDTPPVTVLRDATGKILQELGRVDVSKLTATGWTPPMRITMKGRDGTTDIYGVLFRPSTFDPSKKYPIINQIYPGPQTGSMGSRAFSPARGDAGALAELGFIVVQIDGMGTPNRKKSFMDAYYGKMGDNTLPDQVAGMKELAARFPWIDLTRVGIWGHSGGGFATADAMFRYPDFFHVGIAESGNHDNRVYEDDWGERYQGLLTKNPDGTDNYTAEANQTLVKNLKGKLLLAHGTSDNNVPPNNTWLVVDELIKANKDFDLLMIPNAGHGYGAASNYMMRRRWDYFVTNLLHATPPREYRIGAGGR, encoded by the coding sequence ATGCGCTCCTTCCGTTCCGTGATCTTCGCCGGCGGCCTGTTGCTGGCCGTCGCCCTCCCCATCGCCGCGCAGCAGGTCACCGCGGCCGATTACGCCCGTGCCGAACGCTTTCTGGCCGCCGCGACCACCCCGCTGGTGACCGGGGGTGCCGGCCGAGCCACCTGGCTGAGCGGTGACCGGTTCTGGTACCGCAAGGCGACCGGTACCAAGGGAGAGTTCTTCCTGGTGACCCCCGCCTCGAAGAAGGCGGTCCCGCTCTTCGACCATGCGGCCTTGGCCGCCCGGCTGAGCAGCGTCACCAAGACGACGATCTCGGCTGAGGCCCTGCCGTTCCAGACCCTCGACCTCTCGGCCGACGAGAAGACCGTCACGGTGGCGGCTGCCGGACGGCGTTGGGCGTGCGACCGCGCCGGGAAGGTCTGCACCGATGCGGGAGTTGCCACGGGCGGGGGCGCCGCGGGTGGCTTCGGCGGCCGCGGTGGCGGCGGTGGGCGCGGCGGCGCGGGCGGGCTGAGCGTCACCTCGCCCGACAGCAGCAAGGCGGTGTTCATCCGCGACTGGAACCTCTGGGTCCGCGACGTCGCCAGCGGCAAGGAGACGGCGCTCACGACCGATGGCAAGCCCAACTATGGCTACGCCACCGACAACGCCGGCTGGACCACCAGCGACCGGCCGGTCGTCCTTTGGTCCCCGGACTCCAAGAAGATCGCCACCTTCCAGCAGGACCAGCGCAAGGTCAGCGACATGTACCTGGTCAGCGTGGTGGCCGGCCCGCCGCAGCTCCGGGCGTGGAAATACCCGCTGCCGGGCGATAGCGTCGTGACGATGATCGAGCGGGTGGTGATCGACGTGCCGAGCGCCACCGTCACGCGGCTCAAGATGGCGCCGGACCAGCATCGTTCGACCCTCGGCGACAACATCTCGATGAACGACGTGAAGTTCTCGCCCAATGGCAGTGAACTGGCGTTTGCCTCCGTCTCGCGCGACCACAAGCAGGTGTGGGTACGGCTGGCCAACACGAGCACCGGCGAGGTCAAGGCCGTGATGCAGGAGACGTCGCCGACGCAGTTCGAGTCGCGGAGCGGCTGGCGCGTCTGGTGGACCACCCGCGAGATCCTCTGGTACTCGCAGCGCGAGGACTGGGGTCGCCTCTACCTGTACAACCTCGACAACGGCCAGCTGAAGCGGACCGCCACGAATTGCGCCTGCAACGTCTCGGCGATCGTCCGCGAGGATGAGCCGACGCGCACCATCTGGTTCACCGGGCTCGGGGGCGACCCGAAGGGCGACCCGTACTTCCGCCACCTCTATCGGGTGAACATCGACAAGGATCCGATCGTCGCGCTCACTCCGGAAGACTTCGAGCACGACGCGCAGCTCTCGCCGAGCGGCAAGTACGTCATCTCGACGCACTCCACTCCTGATACGCCTCCGGTGACGGTGCTGCGCGACGCCACGGGCAAGATCCTGCAGGAGCTCGGTCGTGTCGATGTCTCGAAGCTCACGGCCACCGGTTGGACCCCGCCGATGCGGATCACCATGAAGGGTCGCGACGGCACGACCGACATCTACGGCGTCCTCTTCCGGCCGAGCACCTTCGACCCGTCGAAGAAGTATCCGATCATCAACCAGATCTACCCCGGGCCGCAGACGGGCAGCATGGGGTCTCGTGCCTTCTCGCCCGCCCGCGGGGACGCCGGTGCGCTCGCCGAACTCGGCTTCATCGTGGTGCAGATCGACGGCATGGGCACGCCGAATCGGAAGAAGTCGTTCATGGATGCCTACTACGGCAAGATGGGCGACAACACCCTGCCCGATCAGGTGGCCGGGATGAAGGAGCTGGCCGCGCGTTTCCCGTGGATCGACCTCACGCGCGTCGGCATCTGGGGCCACTCGGGCGGCGGCTTCGCGACGGCCGATGCGATGTTCCGCTATCCGGACTTCTTCCATGTCGGCATCGCGGAGTCGGGCAACCACGACAACCGCGTCTACGAGGACGACTGGGGCGAGCGCTACCAGGGACTGCTGACGAAGAACCCCGACGGCACCGACAACTACACGGCCGAGGCCAATCAGACGCTGGTCAAGAACCTCAAGGGAAAGCTGCTGCTAGCCCACGGGACCAGCGACAACAACGTCCCGCCCAACAACACCTGGCTGGTCGTCGACGAATTGATCAAGGCGAACAAGGACTTCGACCTGCTGATGATCCCGAACGCGGGGCACGGCTACGGCGCGGCATCCAACTACATGATGCGGCGTCGATGGGACTACTTCGTCACCAACCTGCTCCACGCCACTCCGCCCCGCGAGTATCGGATCGGCGCGGGCGGGCGCTGA
- a CDS encoding ABC transporter permease, which produces MSSAPGGTFASVLGLWSRDLAVLRRELFPFILRVVANPLLTVFVFTYVLPKSGQSMPTAAAAGSFATVLVPGLVAVAMMFTAISAVALPLSVELGATREIEDRVLAPIPLGTVPLAKVAFGAFQGILAGAAIFPILLILPATEVHVRVASWPMLITMLLLASWTAAALGLFLGTAIRPQQIGLMFAVVLTPMTFLGCVYYPWAALHAIPWLQAMVLVNPLVYMTEGLRIALTPDVPHLSPVVTAVMLALLGAGLTRLGVRGFIRRVIA; this is translated from the coding sequence GTGAGTAGTGCGCCTGGCGGCACCTTCGCGTCGGTCCTCGGCCTCTGGTCGCGCGACCTCGCCGTGCTGCGGCGCGAGCTCTTCCCGTTCATCCTCCGGGTCGTGGCGAATCCGCTCCTGACGGTCTTCGTCTTCACCTACGTGTTGCCGAAGAGCGGGCAGTCGATGCCGACCGCTGCCGCGGCGGGGTCGTTCGCGACCGTGCTCGTCCCCGGGCTGGTGGCCGTCGCGATGATGTTCACGGCGATCTCCGCAGTGGCGTTGCCATTGAGCGTGGAACTCGGCGCAACCAGGGAGATCGAGGACCGCGTGCTGGCCCCGATTCCGCTCGGCACGGTGCCGTTGGCAAAGGTGGCCTTCGGCGCCTTCCAGGGCATCCTCGCGGGGGCCGCGATCTTCCCGATCCTGCTGATCCTCCCCGCCACCGAAGTGCATGTGCGCGTCGCGAGCTGGCCGATGCTGATCACGATGCTGCTGCTGGCGAGCTGGACCGCCGCCGCCCTCGGCCTCTTCCTGGGCACCGCGATCCGCCCGCAGCAGATCGGATTGATGTTCGCCGTGGTGCTGACGCCAATGACCTTCCTGGGCTGCGTGTACTACCCGTGGGCCGCCCTCCACGCGATCCCCTGGCTCCAGGCCATGGTGCTGGTCAATCCGCTGGTCTACATGACCGAGGGGCTACGGATCGCCCTGACACCGGACGTCCCGCACCTCTCCCCGGTGGTCACTGCGGTGATGCTGGCGCTCCTCGGCGCGGGGCTCACCCGACTCGGGGTGCGCGGCTTCATTCGACGAGTGATCGCCTAG
- a CDS encoding response regulator has translation MKVLVVDDDPTMRRLVVRLASRHPHVEITEADNGVAALAAVEAERPDLVITDVTMPYLDGLGLLEALRGSAAYRELPVVAVSAISDKALVLRMVDLGIEDYLLKPLDPATAGQRFDELLTRVEARHAAPTAASTTRDSLMLIDREPGYGAVVRAALGSRFAIVDDLPVAAAFASAIAAPPLLVLLGQGLAMPSEVVIARTLRASGASKVVLVTDHAVTEGGDAFDAIVQRTHVPQKLLASLESLIAGLRDDGGQLTKHLAAVGADLGVACRQSLGILTGQESSLVETGDGPTGELVSVRVSLTRVGGSESVALVLRMTAADVTALAAPDGADEGAADKLLHAVATPAAARVAHALSQRGWTFSANAPTENTESDTDAAARVLVRTEGGQLLEAVLSVDASPPPAVAAG, from the coding sequence GTGAAGGTTCTGGTCGTTGATGATGATCCCACGATGCGGCGGCTGGTCGTCCGCCTCGCCTCGCGCCATCCCCATGTCGAGATCACTGAAGCGGACAACGGCGTCGCCGCGCTGGCAGCCGTCGAGGCAGAACGCCCCGACCTCGTGATCACCGATGTCACCATGCCGTACCTCGACGGGCTCGGCCTGCTCGAAGCGCTTCGCGGCTCGGCGGCCTACCGGGAACTGCCGGTCGTGGCCGTGTCGGCCATCTCCGACAAGGCGCTGGTGCTCCGCATGGTCGACCTCGGCATCGAGGACTACCTCCTCAAGCCGCTCGATCCCGCCACCGCCGGCCAACGATTCGATGAGTTGCTCACTCGCGTCGAGGCGAGGCACGCCGCGCCCACGGCGGCGAGCACGACGCGCGACTCGCTGATGCTGATCGATCGCGAGCCCGGCTATGGTGCCGTCGTCCGTGCCGCTCTGGGGAGCCGTTTCGCCATCGTCGACGATCTCCCCGTCGCCGCGGCCTTTGCGTCCGCGATCGCCGCGCCGCCGCTGCTTGTCCTCCTCGGCCAGGGCCTCGCCATGCCGTCCGAAGTGGTCATCGCGCGGACGCTCCGCGCCAGCGGGGCCAGCAAGGTCGTGCTGGTGACCGATCATGCCGTGACTGAAGGTGGCGACGCCTTCGACGCGATCGTCCAACGGACGCACGTGCCGCAGAAGCTGCTCGCGTCGCTGGAGTCGTTGATCGCCGGGCTGCGCGACGACGGCGGACAGCTCACCAAGCATCTCGCGGCGGTGGGCGCCGACCTCGGTGTGGCCTGTCGGCAGTCGCTCGGCATCCTGACGGGCCAGGAATCGTCGCTCGTCGAGACAGGCGACGGCCCCACCGGCGAGCTCGTGAGCGTCCGCGTCTCGCTGACCCGCGTGGGCGGCAGTGAGTCGGTGGCGCTGGTGTTGCGCATGACGGCCGCGGACGTGACCGCCCTGGCCGCACCCGATGGGGCCGACGAAGGCGCCGCCGACAAGTTGCTCCATGCCGTGGCTACCCCAGCCGCGGCTCGAGTGGCGCATGCCCTCTCGCAGCGGGGCTGGACCTTCAGCGCCAACGCCCCGACAGAGAACACCGAGTCTGACACGGACGCCGCCGCTCGTGTGCTCGTCCGCACCGAAGGTGGCCAACTGCTCGAAGCCGTGCTCTCGGTCGACGCATCGCCGCCGCCGGCGGTGGCCGCCGGATGA
- a CDS encoding peptidase M14: MLTRSLATLALLVAAVAPAPAQQAPTALGSLAAAGSPKAPKVILNWDRFYDHAAIGEIGRRLQAAHPNTCRLSSIGKSFQGREMWLLTVTDFTKGDADKKPAMYIDGNIHSNEVQGTEFSLYTAWYLCEMQGQNAWVDSLLATRTLYIVPTINPDGREHFIKQANTASSPRTGLVPRDNDGDGKVDEDQLDDLDGDGHITQMRRRNPNGRFIESPEDPRIMIPVLPGQRGQWELLGGEGLDNDGDGQINEDAVGGYDPNRNWPWRWQPPYVQGGADFYPTSLPETRAVIDFALAHPNIAGAQSYHNNGGMILRGPGSPQDEFRPQDVAVFDQIGRTGERILPGYRYMIVWKDLYIVWGGELDWFYGARGVVTFSNELWTSFKLFEKAETSSNRYDRTDYEFDRLLLFGDAFVPWKSFNHPQYGMVEIGGMKKNFGRTEPGFLMQAEAHRNMAFSLYQAWQMPQVEVDTITTRALGNGLTEVTAIVANRRLVPTHTQQDVENRISRPDYVTLTGGTVLTGYRVINPNTGTSIEQPKSPARLELSNIPGNSVVTVKWIVRGSGPFTVTVDAEKGGSHSRTLR, from the coding sequence ATGCTCACGCGCTCCCTCGCCACGCTGGCGTTGCTCGTCGCCGCCGTCGCGCCGGCCCCCGCCCAGCAGGCTCCCACCGCCCTCGGCTCACTCGCTGCGGCCGGTTCGCCCAAGGCACCGAAGGTGATCCTCAACTGGGATCGCTTCTATGACCACGCCGCCATCGGTGAGATCGGCCGCCGACTGCAGGCGGCGCACCCGAACACCTGCCGCCTCTCCTCGATCGGCAAGAGCTTCCAGGGCCGCGAGATGTGGCTGCTGACGGTCACCGACTTCACCAAGGGCGACGCCGACAAGAAGCCGGCGATGTACATCGACGGCAACATCCACTCGAACGAAGTGCAGGGCACCGAGTTCTCGCTGTACACGGCCTGGTATCTCTGCGAGATGCAGGGGCAGAACGCCTGGGTCGATTCGCTGCTGGCGACCCGGACGCTGTACATCGTCCCGACCATCAATCCCGACGGTCGCGAACATTTCATCAAGCAGGCCAACACCGCCTCGTCGCCGCGCACCGGGTTGGTGCCGCGGGACAACGACGGCGACGGCAAGGTGGATGAGGACCAGCTCGACGACCTCGACGGCGATGGGCACATCACCCAGATGCGGCGGCGCAACCCGAACGGCCGCTTCATCGAGAGCCCGGAGGACCCGCGCATCATGATCCCGGTGCTCCCGGGGCAGCGCGGCCAGTGGGAACTGCTTGGTGGCGAAGGGCTGGACAACGACGGTGATGGGCAGATCAACGAAGACGCGGTCGGCGGCTACGACCCGAACCGCAACTGGCCGTGGCGTTGGCAGCCGCCGTACGTGCAGGGCGGCGCGGACTTCTATCCGACCTCGCTCCCGGAAACGCGTGCCGTGATCGACTTCGCACTGGCGCATCCGAACATTGCCGGCGCGCAGAGCTACCACAACAACGGCGGGATGATCCTCCGCGGGCCGGGGTCGCCGCAGGACGAGTTCCGCCCGCAGGACGTGGCAGTCTTCGACCAGATCGGCCGGACCGGCGAGCGGATTCTCCCGGGCTATCGCTACATGATCGTCTGGAAGGATCTCTACATCGTCTGGGGCGGCGAGCTTGACTGGTTCTATGGGGCCCGGGGCGTCGTGACCTTTTCCAACGAACTCTGGACCAGCTTCAAGCTCTTCGAGAAGGCCGAGACCAGCAGCAACCGGTACGACCGGACCGACTACGAGTTCGACCGGCTGCTGCTCTTCGGCGATGCCTTCGTCCCCTGGAAGAGCTTCAACCACCCGCAGTACGGCATGGTCGAGATCGGTGGCATGAAGAAGAACTTCGGCCGAACCGAACCGGGCTTCCTGATGCAGGCCGAGGCGCATCGCAACATGGCGTTCTCGCTCTATCAGGCGTGGCAGATGCCACAGGTCGAGGTGGATACCATCACCACGCGCGCGCTTGGGAACGGGCTGACGGAAGTCACGGCGATCGTGGCAAACCGTCGCCTCGTGCCAACCCACACGCAGCAGGACGTCGAGAACCGCATCTCGCGGCCCGACTATGTCACGCTCACAGGTGGCACGGTGCTCACGGGCTACCGGGTCATCAATCCCAACACCGGTACCTCGATCGAACAGCCCAAGTCGCCGGCTCGCCTCGAGTTGAGCAACATCCCGGGCAACTCGGTGGTGACGGTCAAGTGGATCGTGCGCGGCAGCGGGCCGTTCACGGTGACCGTCGACGCGGAGAAGGGTGGGTCGCACAGCCGCACGTTGCGCTGA
- a CDS encoding nucleoside deaminase yields the protein MRLALAQAAAAAAAGEVPVGAAVCVGDRVLAVAHNLTVASGDPTAHAECLAIRGALGALGSDRLPDATLYVTLEPCAQCAGAIILAKVGRVVFGAWDDKAGMAGSVHDLLRHPRLNHHPEVRGGVLADACGDILRHFFQDRR from the coding sequence ATGCGGCTGGCGCTTGCGCAGGCCGCGGCGGCCGCGGCGGCAGGCGAGGTCCCCGTCGGCGCGGCGGTCTGCGTGGGCGACCGAGTGCTCGCCGTCGCTCACAACCTCACGGTGGCGTCCGGCGATCCGACGGCCCACGCCGAGTGCCTCGCCATTCGCGGGGCACTCGGCGCATTGGGGAGTGATCGACTCCCCGATGCCACCTTGTACGTGACCCTCGAGCCGTGTGCCCAGTGCGCCGGGGCGATCATCCTCGCCAAGGTCGGTCGCGTGGTCTTTGGTGCGTGGGACGACAAGGCCGGGATGGCGGGCTCGGTGCACGACCTGCTCCGACATCCCCGGCTGAACCATCACCCCGAGGTGCGGGGCGGGGTGCTCGCCGACGCCTGCGGTGATATTCTTCGACACTTCTTCCAGGATCGTCGCTGA
- a CDS encoding transmembrane domain-containing protein, translating into MRLAPWFVLPALLLACAPEPETPTTPVLPPPPPAAARGHWSDSLTWDPGLMPVAGADVTIPVGDTVELDVSPPRLNRLTILGALVVAPGKDIQLTAHEVHVRGTFRIGTESAPYTKRFTLTLTGAPDGVVTALGSKVLAVFPGGTLDIHGEKRLGWTRLASTAPPGATALSLLEPTNWRIGDRVVIASTDFDPAEAEEAVVTAATSTSVTLDRALRNEHWGTVQQVAGRSVDERAEVGLLTRNITVQGDSTSSNGFGGHVIVFAGGTARIEGASFTSMGQSGLVGHYPLHWHMAGDVTGQYIRDVAIWHTFNRCLTIHGTDRAVAQRNVCYDHLGHGYFLEDGAETGNTIEGNLGLSARTPAANVRILASDANPATFWLTNPDNTVRRNVAAGSVGFGFWYALPAAPTGFSTGQPDRPRNTPLAEFSDNVAHSNRRPGLNVDDGPKPDGTTETTSFNPRAGAVSNGAPVVATFRNFTAWKHTSRAVWLRGSSQRLDNAVLADNLIGATFASSETFFENSLVVGETGNMTPSPNATFPIRGYEFYDGTVGATNVTFANFVTTPARPASALGYNRRNGFPISQLNFGTALRLVNANGAYLEPAQADKDGDKAALFRDVDGGLTGTPGMTVIADVPLLVSPGCIKRVEWNAWQCANRFLGLNIDSEGNEPVAPMSLRRDDAATVSLVGVPGNLKTVRMSVPMGRRFDLAWVTAIPRRVKLTLQRGDVGDWIQVAIPYQAGIPFTVVRDFGTSTPLPAAASLAEVVSSTGERYYWDATTAMLHAKLFIRAGRTSTTLQVIG; encoded by the coding sequence GTGCGCCTCGCCCCGTGGTTCGTCTTGCCGGCGTTGCTGCTCGCGTGCGCGCCGGAACCGGAAACGCCGACGACTCCCGTGCTGCCCCCGCCACCGCCCGCCGCGGCCCGTGGGCATTGGTCCGATTCGCTGACCTGGGACCCTGGCCTCATGCCGGTGGCCGGTGCCGATGTCACGATTCCCGTCGGCGATACCGTCGAACTCGACGTCTCCCCCCCGCGCCTCAACCGGCTGACCATCCTTGGCGCGCTGGTGGTCGCTCCGGGGAAGGACATTCAACTCACCGCGCATGAAGTGCATGTGCGGGGGACCTTCCGGATCGGCACCGAGTCCGCGCCCTACACCAAGCGGTTCACACTGACGCTGACGGGGGCCCCCGACGGCGTGGTCACCGCTCTGGGAAGCAAGGTGCTGGCCGTCTTTCCTGGCGGCACGCTTGATATTCATGGCGAGAAGCGACTTGGCTGGACCCGATTGGCATCGACGGCACCACCGGGCGCGACGGCCCTTTCGCTTCTGGAGCCCACCAACTGGCGAATCGGTGATCGAGTCGTGATCGCATCGACCGACTTCGATCCTGCCGAGGCCGAGGAGGCCGTCGTGACGGCCGCCACGTCGACGAGTGTGACGCTCGACCGGGCCCTCCGGAACGAGCACTGGGGCACCGTGCAGCAGGTGGCCGGACGCAGCGTCGATGAGCGGGCCGAAGTGGGGCTGCTGACCCGCAACATCACCGTGCAGGGAGACTCGACGTCGAGCAACGGTTTCGGTGGCCATGTGATCGTCTTCGCCGGCGGGACGGCGCGCATCGAGGGCGCGAGCTTCACTTCGATGGGGCAGAGCGGCCTGGTGGGCCACTATCCGCTGCACTGGCACATGGCGGGTGACGTGACCGGCCAGTACATCCGCGACGTGGCCATCTGGCACACCTTCAATCGCTGCCTGACCATTCACGGCACCGATCGCGCGGTGGCGCAGCGCAACGTCTGTTACGACCACCTCGGGCACGGCTACTTCCTCGAGGACGGCGCCGAGACCGGCAACACGATCGAGGGGAACCTCGGACTCTCAGCCCGCACCCCGGCGGCGAACGTCCGCATTCTCGCGTCGGATGCCAACCCGGCCACCTTCTGGCTGACGAATCCCGACAACACGGTGCGGCGCAACGTCGCGGCCGGCTCGGTCGGCTTCGGCTTCTGGTATGCACTGCCTGCGGCGCCAACCGGCTTCTCCACGGGGCAACCCGATCGGCCCCGCAACACCCCGCTTGCCGAGTTCAGCGACAACGTGGCGCACTCGAACCGCCGCCCGGGTCTCAACGTCGACGATGGCCCGAAGCCGGATGGCACGACGGAGACGACATCGTTCAATCCGCGTGCCGGTGCGGTGAGCAACGGCGCGCCGGTCGTTGCGACCTTCCGGAACTTCACTGCGTGGAAGCACACCTCGCGGGCGGTCTGGCTGCGCGGCTCATCGCAGCGCCTCGACAACGCCGTCCTGGCCGACAACCTGATCGGGGCGACGTTCGCCTCGTCGGAGACCTTCTTCGAGAACTCGCTGGTGGTCGGCGAAACCGGAAACATGACGCCCTCGCCGAATGCCACCTTCCCGATCCGCGGCTACGAGTTCTACGACGGCACCGTCGGCGCGACCAACGTCACCTTCGCGAACTTCGTCACCACGCCGGCGCGACCGGCGAGCGCACTCGGCTACAATCGCCGCAACGGCTTCCCGATCTCGCAGCTCAACTTCGGCACGGCGCTGCGACTGGTGAATGCCAACGGCGCGTACCTGGAGCCGGCCCAGGCCGACAAGGATGGCGACAAGGCCGCCCTCTTTCGTGATGTCGATGGCGGCCTCACCGGCACGCCGGGGATGACCGTGATTGCCGATGTGCCGCTGCTCGTCTCGCCCGGCTGCATCAAGCGCGTCGAATGGAACGCGTGGCAGTGCGCCAATCGTTTTCTCGGCCTCAACATCGACAGCGAGGGCAACGAGCCCGTCGCGCCGATGTCGCTGCGGCGTGACGATGCCGCCACCGTCTCGCTGGTCGGCGTCCCCGGCAATCTCAAGACGGTGCGGATGTCGGTGCCGATGGGTCGGCGTTTCGACCTCGCGTGGGTGACCGCGATCCCGCGGCGAGTGAAGCTCACGCTGCAGCGCGGCGATGTGGGGGACTGGATCCAGGTGGCCATCCCGTACCAGGCGGGGATTCCCTTCACGGTGGTGCGCGATTTCGGAACCAGCACCCCGCTGCCCGCCGCCGCGTCGCTCGCCGAGGTGGTGAGCAGCACGGGGGAGCGGTACTACTGGGACGCGACCACCGCGATGCTGCACGCCAAGCTGTTCATCCGTGCGGGTCGCACCAGCACCACGCTGCAGGTCATCGGCTAG